A single genomic interval of Methylobacterium bullatum harbors:
- the lon2_2 gene encoding Lon protease 2, with the protein MTKTPPRGARPRAPASDPFAPNHPPSVDWLDQGLDFLDCDPLADTIHWSTGILLDLPDLPPPVRAALEKLSSCRVSLSSLSHAESVCDDASEDLKLGQNDRDTYADWSTRCVYYQAFLGDHVCALRCAVRVWQIAMAGGHTDLRLGNLLRTHAEMMSIAAYCDGEQWAPRREPRSARRQGDGLTALQIIARSVVKVEWPNNVKRGPVRDDTGFDPRDQDEDDLPEAAGAGLLVVRSVEHLPGSAKDGARSSGGTTPRAEWAPIAGVTLPRRPVPDLAAARRDLVDQYPHAASLIERILNQLVGRSFARLPPILLVGPPGSGKTRLATSLATALGLPSTVYSCSGVADASFIGTSRQWSSGRASVPLQTIRQESLATVAVVLDEIEKAGTSMTNGNLLDGLLPMLDHAEDYRDPYLECATDLSGITFLATANGTRGMPRPLLDRFRVFQMPEPTLADLPALARGIVGDARRERGTDASWLPDLDGDELGLIAEHWSGGSVRRLQRLVDTVLAGRETLAARH; encoded by the coding sequence ATGACGAAGACCCCCCCTCGGGGTGCGCGCCCCCGTGCGCCTGCCAGCGATCCGTTCGCACCCAATCATCCCCCGTCCGTAGACTGGCTCGATCAGGGCCTGGATTTCCTCGACTGCGACCCGCTCGCGGATACGATCCACTGGTCGACCGGCATCCTGCTCGACCTGCCGGACCTGCCCCCCCCCGTGCGTGCCGCGCTTGAGAAGCTGTCGTCGTGCCGCGTGTCGCTCTCGTCGCTCTCGCATGCTGAGAGCGTGTGCGACGATGCCTCGGAGGACCTCAAGCTGGGGCAGAACGACCGCGACACGTATGCCGATTGGTCGACGAGGTGCGTCTATTACCAAGCTTTTTTGGGCGACCACGTCTGTGCCCTGCGGTGTGCCGTCAGGGTCTGGCAGATCGCCATGGCGGGCGGGCATACCGACCTACGACTGGGAAATCTCCTCCGAACGCATGCCGAGATGATGAGCATCGCCGCGTACTGCGATGGAGAGCAGTGGGCACCCAGGCGCGAGCCCCGGTCGGCCCGCCGCCAGGGGGACGGTTTGACCGCCTTACAGATCATTGCCCGGTCGGTCGTGAAGGTAGAGTGGCCCAACAACGTCAAGCGCGGCCCCGTCCGGGACGACACCGGCTTCGATCCCCGCGATCAAGACGAGGACGATCTGCCGGAGGCAGCGGGCGCCGGGCTCCTCGTCGTGCGCAGCGTCGAGCACCTGCCGGGGTCCGCGAAGGACGGCGCACGTAGCAGCGGCGGGACCACGCCCCGCGCGGAGTGGGCGCCTATCGCGGGGGTGACTCTCCCGCGCCGGCCGGTGCCCGATCTCGCGGCCGCGCGTCGGGATCTCGTCGATCAGTACCCGCACGCGGCATCGCTCATCGAGCGCATCCTGAACCAACTCGTCGGTAGGTCATTCGCCCGGCTTCCACCCATCCTGCTCGTCGGGCCCCCGGGCTCCGGCAAGACGCGACTGGCCACCAGCCTGGCCACCGCGCTGGGCCTCCCAAGCACGGTCTACTCGTGCTCGGGTGTGGCGGACGCCTCGTTCATCGGGACCTCCCGGCAGTGGTCATCCGGCAGGGCCTCGGTGCCGCTTCAGACGATCCGGCAAGAGAGCCTCGCGACGGTGGCGGTGGTCCTCGACGAGATCGAGAAGGCCGGCACCAGCATGACGAACGGCAATCTCCTCGACGGGCTCCTGCCCATGCTGGATCATGCCGAGGACTACAGGGACCCCTACCTGGAGTGCGCGACCGATCTCTCGGGCATCACGTTCCTGGCGACGGCTAACGGGACTAGGGGCATGCCCCGGCCCCTGCTGGACCGCTTCCGAGTTTTCCAGATGCCCGAGCCCACGCTTGCCGACCTACCTGCCCTCGCACGGGGGATCGTGGGGGACGCCCGGCGCGAGAGGGGGACGGATGCGTCGTGGCTCCCGGACCTCGACGGCGACGAGCTCGGGCTCATCGCGGAGCACTGGAGTGGGGGTAGCGTCCGACGTCTCCAGCGTCTCGTCGACACCGTCCTCGCCGGTCGCGAGACCCTCGCGGCCCGGCATTGA